The DNA sequence TTCATAGGCggttcatttgaaaataaatcaatcttgagTCGTGGCTGAGAGTTCTGCTTTAGGATATGTTTTACTGGGATGAACTCagccttccctttccctttgcTCTTGGGCAGATAAGCATTCACCATGCCAATTATCGTCGAGGGAAAGGGATTAATGTTGACAGTCATCTATTTTTCAGGAAACTTTAGCTTGCCTTTATCAATCTAGCTTTGAATGGCATCACGGAACATGACACAATTGTTGGTGGTATGCTTGTTCGAgttatggtacttgcaatacGTTTTGCCTTTCAACTCTTCAGCCTTAGGAATGTTATGTCCTGGCCgaagtttaatgatatttgcCAACAACAACTGGTCAAAATTTGGATTGGCCTTGGTGATGTCGAAAGTGTAgacttttgatgttttaatcGTTTATTCAGAGGCCGAGCAGGTTTTGGCATCCTTGGAATTAATTTGTGCTAATGCCTTGCAAATGTATGGTTTATCTATTACCATCTCGGCCGCGTCCACATTGGTGTATTGGGAATCCTCACATTCAGCTGATGGGTAACTAATTGTGGGATTCTTGTATATTGTTCCTCAGGATGGGGGCTTCaagatcttttccttttggaggAAATAATCATACTGCTCGACGTGCTGGGCCAGTAATTACAGATCTTGGAAGTTTGCCCCcaagaatttctttttatattccaCATCTAGGCCGTTTAGAGCGATTCTGACGAATTCATCTTCAGGaagaggtactcggcaccaatttctGGCCAACTTGAACCTTGGTAAGTATTCCATTGGCGACTTGTCtaatgcttgagccatcctaacTAGTGATGAAACTGATATTTCCATCCTcggccgatagaattgttcatagAATTTTTTGATCAGGTCCTCCCCATTTTAGACGGAATTAAGCGAGAGGTTGATGTACCAAGCAAATGTTGAACCTGTTGGTGAGAAGTTGAATAGTACCAGTTTATGGAAGTTGCTATTAACATCTCCACACTGTGTAGTGAGAGTTACATGTTCTAACAAAGACAACAATGATTCTCCAGCAAAAAGGCTGAAATCTGGGATCTTAAAGCCTTTAGGATATTCAAACTTCTCCATATAAGCCAAGTATGGATGGATggattttgggaactttggccCCTTTTTTAGGGTCGAATCAATCATCTTTTAGACCTTAATCATATTGACGGGTATTGTTTCCACTCCCTGGTTAGATCCGTCTAATTTACCGCTTGATCCTCCTCTTTTTTCCAAGTCCATCAGTTGGAGCCGAGCGGATCCTGTCTTGACTTCCAGTGGATTATTCTTTGAAGGCTTTACtgaccaatagttcaagcaaTCTAGTGTGTGTATCACCATTACTTTGTATTACCTCGAGCAAACTGTTCATTTTTTGAACTGCTCGACCTGGCGAAATTGCTCACTAAGTCGTAttcgaagaaacgacctagtcGGGGGATTAGAGccttccccaccatcttcgTTGCAGTCTTCCATTATCCCTTCGATTAAAATGCTTGTGGTTTTGTTGGGAATTTTTGCTTTGCGAGGCTGGTCGCCAAGACAAACTTCATTTTCTCAGTGCATCCATCGCATTTACAGCTTCAAGTGTCACAGTAATAAAGGGATTTTGTGCATGTGACAAATCTTGTCTAGGGCCCTGAACCGGCAGGTTggtcgttgactttcccataactgttttcttttttactgacCCTGTCTCAATGGTCATAAACTCCGAAGTTTTAGCActgggtcccactgggcgtgccaaaatgttaaccctaaaaactacaaagCCTACATGGcgtgcaggccgagtaactaataagctaactacgtccttcggttgatgcagggtgtgccaactcgtcggccgagctcaaCCGacgagtaaaatttgttgatgttgcgttgaatGCGCTACTAACTTCTAGATCTTGCaactgcgaccgaggaaggaacacgtctcggccttcgagttctcgagcctaaagacaaggctaTTAGTTCTGTGAAGTTCATGAATCGTCGGCGCTGGGTTCGGTCATAATGATTATATTCGCAAGAGTATAAGCATGTTGAACCTGCTCCAAACTATATGGACatgagtactcaaaagagatgtgtgtcttgatggtaaatgttgttcggccgtcagaatgccgaactctgaaactcacttgtgagtatccaatcataaaaccactcagcgttcaatgtgccgaatgtagtaacttgtaacacttCACTTGGCctagaaggctaataagatgacctcttcCAATAAAGATTCCAAAACCTTtcttgaccgagacttggataggtaaccagttggCCTCAACGCAGTGCtgcttatccaaactgaaggtgctcctcggtcggctgattctacggcaacaatgctgtttatccaaactgaagacgttcgccggttgccttcacagtgctgtttatccaaactaaaggtgtgttggtggaaaaagaaaataaaaaaaatctcaagatgtttgagaggtttgcgcagggcaatttgtgtgttgaattggaggggctcTCGAATGACGCACCTCTTCTATTTATAGCAACCAATCTCATCTTGGCTGAATCAGAACTATAATCAGATTAGGATTCTTCATCCTAGTCCAACCAGGGCTCGGCCAATCCTACTCCtactaggactttgaaccaaactCTCTATCCGGCCACCTTCACTTCTCAAATCTCAGCGTCCTCACTCCATTGAGACTCCTTATCGTACTAGGACTTCGAGCCATCCGctcttatccaaatcactccttcttgcaataggactcgaCCGCCCTAACTGAGCGGCTTATGACCACTAGACAGCTCATAGTACGTTAGGAAAAGCTTTGGGCCGAACATAAACGTACGCTTGGCCCAATagtattattttgggcccaatcAATATCATTCTCTCCTTAGACATATTCATGAATCATATATAACCGTGCAcaaaagaatatgaaaaaaCTGATGTCTAGAGTGGCTCGTTCCTTCTCGCCGATGTGATATGGATTTTGAGTCTCCTacatttgttcatttttttttattagttaattttttacttttttaagaAACATATTTCCGAGCTGTTTTGGAAAGATGAAAactctctttttgttttctttacttaaaTTCTACcaagattttttatttgataaattGTTTTCCTTAATTTGGTAATGTTAATTCAAtccaattaaaatttgaatccCAAGTCGCCACTAGTTTTTACTAAAATTTGGCCTCGAGTGTCGGATGTATATATCATCCTCTTAATTTTACAATTCTTTAGAAGTCCACTTGAGTTGTTGACTCTCTTATAAGCCTTGAGTTCGTGATGACAGGTATATATGCATTATCACAGGCCTAATCATTATCCCTCATCAACCTCTCTTAAAAGTTATTTACCCACCAACAAATGATCAACTGTATTTaacacattttttgttttttttgttttttattttttattttttattttttaacaatgaaattttaattttctcacattGTCTTATGAGCTTTTGAAATCATAgtaatttatatgcattttGTCCGTGTGACTGTCTAATCACTTTTGTTCTGCTTGAAAGTTTAATCGTTAAaacctatttttttttctcacaaaaCGATACCCAATCATATATTTTGGTCCCATTGTTAGAAGTGTGGCTTACATGAAGCCTAGAATCGGGTCATACGATTTGTtacgtcatcatttaacaatGATGTAATTATGATTCCACAAAATAGATAGAGATCACATATTTCACATTGCACATTGTGGTGTATCATACAATCAAATAGATGAAAGACATATAAGATTATACGACTATAAAACTTTGTGACAGATCATATGTAGGATGTAAAACATAATTAGCCATGCAAAAACGTCAAttaaagttttctttttctaatacAACACTAAGGATGGAAAATTTGGGCAGCTATAATAATGTGATATAGAACTCGTcatcaaagaaaatgaaacttgACGTAATAGCATAGATGAATATAAGTACACCGTATTAAGTGGCAACCTCAATAAAAGTTTagtatgaattttgtttatattgtgtcttacaatttttttgtttttttaacaaacgatataatCTACACTGAAGGGGTAGGAAAGtgagttaagcctcacaatgagttaacaaaaaagtggttcaaattcgtatttggagagaatcaaacctaaaatctttcatttacaagtaaagagtaATACCATTAATTTAGGAATCCCCTCCCCTCACTCCCACATTCCTCGTTTACCCTAAACACACATGCTCATTTCCTACATAAAGCTCCTCTCTTTGCTGTCTACTCTCCCCAAGCCCCTCTCCTCGTTCTCTCTCTAACCTCTCTTTGTTTGTATCTACACCACTATTACACTTTGTTTATAGACAGACTCTCATTTGTTCTTGGGTTCTGTTGTGCGATGAAAATGCCATCTTTGATAAAACCCAGACTCTGATTTGATGAGATTTTGCTGGGTTTTACAGGGCATCTCGAGGTGCTCCAATGACAGACAGCTTTGACTCTGCCACCTCAAACCTTCTCTGTGCAGAAAACTCGAATACCTGCTTTGATGATCTTGATTCTAAAGTAACAGATGACTTGGGTCACTTCCCATCAAATTCCCACAAATACAATCAAGGCCCCAATTTTGATCACGACCGTAGATCCAAATCCATGATAGATTTTTCCTCACATAGTGAAGAGTGGGTGAGTGAAATGGttaagagggagagagagcatTTGCCCAGACACGATTATCTAAGGAGACTTCGTTCTGGGGACTTAGAATTGAGCGCTAGAGGGGAGGCCTTTGATTGGATTTGGAAGGTTGGTGGAGTTTTTACCCTCTTAAGCCCCATTGGGTTATTGCTTTTATTGGTTCTTGCGATTGCTATCCAGGTTTCCGCAACTGGGTTTTGTTCTTCGAGAACTTCTTAAAACATGTTTCTCTGCAATGTGACTTGTTTGATTGTTTTCGAGATGCCCCAAGTCTATCTAAGTTGTTGTGGGATCAATGATCATGGCGTTTGTTCCCAATCTGGTTGTCTGTGGCATCTCATTGGTGTTGTAAATTTGGATGTTGtgtctctcattttttttattgctagTATATACACTGTCGGTTTTCGTGATTACTGAATTGTTGTGTTGCGATCAACAGGCTCATTCCCATTACAATTTTGGGCCATTGTGTGTTTGGCTATCTATGAACTACTTGGATCGCTTCCTTTCGCTTTATGAATTGCCTGTAAGTTCTGGAATTAGAGCCGAAAGATTGTTTCTTTTTCTCGTTTCCTTTACGTACAATGTCCTCTCATTTATGCTGCTTCTGTTCTTGATTTTGCACTTCACTTTTCGTGTGAATACAGAGAGGTAGAGCTTGGGCGGTGCAATTGCTAGCTGTGGCTTGTTTATCAATAGCAGCCAAAGTAGAGGAGACTAATGTACCCCAGTCTGTGGATTTACAGGTGTACAAGTCATGTGCATTGATAACTATGGCTGGACTTACGTATTGATAATTCGGCAGCTGGTTTTGATTGTGTGTGGATTGTGCACAGGTTGGAGATCCCAAGTATGTGTTTGAAGCAAAAACCATACTAAGAATGGAGCTTCTTGTGATGAGCACCCTAAAATGGAGAATGCAGGCTTGTAGTGCTTACTCTTTCATTGACTACTTCCTCAGCAAGATAAGTGATGATCAATATCCGTTGGCATCGTCCGTATGTAGATCAGAGCAACTCATTTTGAGCACAATCAGAGGTCCTTTTTTCTGACTGTGAATGAGTTATATTTTGTTGCTTGATGTTCTTGAGGATTGATGGTTCAATGAACTGCTGGATGGGAATGAATGCAGGTATTGACTTCTTGGAATTCAGGCCTTCTGAAATCGCTGCAGCAGTCGCAATTTGTATTTCAGGAGAAATACAAGCACAAGCAGTTGACATGGATAAGGCCATTTCTTGTTTTGTACATGTAGACAAGGTAAAAAGGTTGTTCAAGAGATGCAAACCCTTGATAAGACAAATTTGCTTTAGGTCTTAAGAAAGTTTCTtcgattttattttttctttttgccaaTGGAATGGTTTCTGAAGCTTTTCTGTTGTGGGATTTTCAGGAAAGAGTGTTGAAGTGTGTTGAACTGATCAAAGATTTGTCATTGATCAGAGGTTCCGCCAATCGGGGAAGCACCTCAGGTCCATCGGTGCCCCAAAGTCCGGATGGGGTGTTGGATGCTGCATGCTTGAGCTATAAAAGTGATGAACTGACAGTTGGGTCAAGTGAAAATTCTTCACATAGTAGTCCAGACATTAAGAGGAGGAAACCAGACAATCAGTCATGAGATATGAATTTTTCTCCTTCACACCCAAGCCAATCACTTTGGTTGAGTGGGAGTTTTGGTGTGGTTTTTGGAGGTTCCCTGTAgtaacacagagagagagagagagagagatgagtaaACTACTGTGGGAAAAATCCAGGGGTCTCATGCTTGTAGCATGAAAGTAGAGTCACCAGCTGTTTATTATCTCAACAGCCATAGATTTGAAAAGTGGTGATGATCCAGGGGTGCACAATTACAACGTTTTTGAAAGACATGTTGGTGTTTAGTGAAATACAATTTTTTGTTGTAGCTTCCAGTTCAATGAGAAATGGAACTGAAACTATATATAGCTGGAAAAAAATATTCGAAGTTTTGGTTTTTGACCTTTCCCCTTCAGATACAATCGTTGGTTGATGAATTTCTTGTACTCGTAAATTCTGAATTCGATTTTACAATTCCTCATTGTATAAACAAATTCggattaatttaaaatttgaaaaaattgtttccaTTCGTGGACATTCAAATGGTGACAGTGTTGAGGACTGATGTGCAGTGTGCTGCTATTGGGATTGGCAATGGGTTTTGATAGGTCCCATTGGCTCCACCATCAGTATTTGTTTTGAGTGGTGACCGGTCAAAATCTGAACATCATGCTGTATTTGTAGTAATGATGAAAGATAGGTGCAAACAACATAAACAACCTTGGAAATGGACCCTGCAAAACAATTTAAACTATAAATAATCGCAGGTTTGTTGCAgttttattagattagaaatgTAATTGTGTTAATCTTATCGTATATAAGGATATTCTCATGGAATTCTaccatatcttagactttagatattatcctattataGTTGTAATCATATTGGGGTAAAGAAtttaccttccctactactatcaatggggtggaataatacacacctcacaattacacatttctctctttctctctactgtTGCCACACCCCGTCCATCTCTATACTTTATATGATTCAGTAAATTAGGTatacaacacattatcagcacgtTCTTGATGCTGCGCTaagagagtttgatcttcaatcaggagagtattaaattttaataattctttttaaggaaaactaataaaaagggcttgaaaactttgagttttaacgataaggacaaaataaaggttaaagtgaatagtactatgattgactttttaatgttaaaatatggtttttcgttaaaatgaatagtaccgggagcatttcgttaaagttcccttctttttatgattaatttattattttattgaattgatctacatgctattgattcaatttaatttttctttgttgaacatGATACAACATATTGGAGATACAATTCCGACTTTCAGAGaatgatcttctacaaatttaaAGGCTCAGTTGTTTTCTGCTAATCgggtgcttttaaaataaattaagatatctGAAATGActatgaagcatgaaaacattctccATGATGCATAAacccctacatttatattttccttccaattatatatattgcatatgtgttcatatattttgtcaatatatatgtttgttcatgcaatacgcaattatgctatgtggaatttgtgagtcaaaacattgaaattaatttaggagtaattagggtttttaaccctagagattcgaaaaaaaaagagaaacaaaatatgGGATCTTTTTCGCAGCTGAGCTGTAGCTCCACACCGCCCCGTCAAAGCGGCTAGCCTGAAGCCACACCACCACAGAACGACGTCGTTTCGACGCCATAGACAGACAACCAGGCCTTGGCCTGGGTTGAAATTTGCTTAGGCCTGAAGCCCTGAGTCCACCAACAAGCCTACACGCCTTGCTAGGCTTTGTCCTTGCTCTAGCATGCCTATAGCAAGTTTTGCTTGCTTGGCTCGCTTTTCCGCCTCGACCTGCGATCACCAAAGCCAACCCTTATGGCTAGGCTTGCTTTCCCACGACCCAAAATGAAGCCAACCTTTGGCTGGGCTTCGTGCGCACCTATCCAGGCCAGCTTCAGTTCTGGACTtgtgtcccccccccccccccgcggcAATTTGGCCTAAAACCAGCAGCTTAGCTGTTGGGTTTCTTCCTAGAACCTAGCTCATAGCCTGCAGCCATAACTTGGGTTGCTTTGCAAGCTACACCGTGGCCCAATATGCCTTTAGGGCCTTGCCTTGCATATGGCAGCTAGCCCATAAAGATGGGCTACGATATTTTTTTCGAACCTAGTGCCCCATTTTTGGCATTCTCGCTTGATAACCATACTCCTATAATTTTTGGGACGTTATTAGTGAATGCTTATCAAGCTATAATTTTATTATCGCTTGgcccaaaaaaaattcatgctAATATCAACCcgaatgttattattttgcttctacgatcAAACCTGGATGGTtacgatctattgaattaattaatggaaccagcagtccattaatctgacaatTAATCCAAATTTATAGGCATAAAGTCCATTTTTTGgcaattaacgattcaataaattatttattttctttgaaccATTGACTCACTTTCGTAGTCCCAAagcactcacacttgagttcctgaagcaacccaaatccactacacttagttgtatattgtattatgtgttcttgcaggaacctctcttttatgaactaaatgttcataaactaaattgaacttgtagtttcaaatttagtgtctTTGAAGcctgaagttttcataaaacaatacacccatgaaaacccgacgtttttcatgaaaaccatgtcttagaacccgaatattctaactttgatgcttatggatatcTTATTTtcatagcaccaatcacaatcttgtccCCTCCATTTAGTGGATTGTTGAACCGTAACAAGTTTGATCTCACTGATTTGGACGTTTCTTAACataaaccactttatgtgggtacaagatgtgaatctccacttaactatcaagaagctgagtAACCATTGAAaccaacaatggcatggaaaagttgaataagcctccgccatgatcttcattcgaagacttatgctCGAAGCATTACAAATGAAAATACCTCCCAAAcaaggattccatggctctttggcttgCTTCTATGAACTGTCTAATCATGAAAGATATTGCCTAAaacacaccatgattacgtctatgaatgaataCGATTATGAAGTTTGTAAATTCGATTGAATTTTGACTTGAGAATACTTTTATTGTCTATCCTTGTTTCTAACTGGTCCTGAAATAGCAGTATAGAGagcagaagtttaccaaattctcagaTCTAATTACTATCATAAATGTGAGAGAATGGTATAGACCCAGCTTCGACAAGGGATGCATCGACATGCATGTTCAGCTTCGACAAAGGTGCATCAGATGGTATTGCTCTGCTTTAGCAAAGACCTATCGAACAGACCTCTCCAGCTTCGGCTGAAATTTACTGAACCCAAGTCTTGGTTTGTCTCTCTCACAATtagttttgagtttgtttttacatatggtagaatcagggcctgTCAAGgtggcatcatgcccgaagcGTGATatttggcacctaagacctaaaacttcaagaattaGGGATATTGTTACTGAACCTCAACCCTGCAGAATCTACTTCCAtcttgatggaatagatcattggttatgcacctgttcaTGCCTATACCAATGTCATTGAtgagtaccattctagtagtcaatatgtgagactaattttgctccaccaaacactattggaagagcagaattttgacatggatgaacttgttggccgaatccccttagtaaaccatttactttgtgaacattcttctatgttcttggattcacatttggtgtttgttttagttatggataatcttaccGATATTGTCCTTGAATATgaattaattgaatcatgtttcttaaaacatgtgaccgaattcaattaaacacgtgattaggtacggatgtgggaaagttagttgtgtGGATGAATGCAATACTACGCACTCTTtatacctaaatcacatctctaacaacgaTTTCAGAGACCTTATATTCTCCCCATTCCTAAAGAACGTCGTTCAgtcttaaggatattcgagatgacaataATCATGAAAGAAACCACCAATGGAAAATAAAGtagaatatctttgcaccacttCCAAAAATGAGCTTGAAGCATTGTTTTAGGGCCAATGGGCTATCTCCCATCTGGGAACACGCCACATATGGCAGGCCTGGAGTTtggtgattgagcagtttactt is a window from the Pyrus communis chromosome 16, drPyrComm1.1, whole genome shotgun sequence genome containing:
- the LOC137721452 gene encoding cyclin-D4-2-like, producing MTDSFDSATSNLLCAENSNTCFDDLDSKVTDDLGHFPSNSHKYNQGPNFDHDRRSKSMIDFSSHSEEWVSEMVKREREHLPRHDYLRRLRSGDLELSARGEAFDWIWKAHSHYNFGPLCVWLSMNYLDRFLSLYELPRGRAWAVQLLAVACLSIAAKVEETNVPQSVDLQVGDPKYVFEAKTILRMELLVMSTLKWRMQACSAYSFIDYFLSKISDDQYPLASSVCRSEQLILSTIRGIDFLEFRPSEIAAAVAICISGEIQAQAVDMDKAISCFVHVDKERVLKCVELIKDLSLIRGSANRGSTSGPSVPQSPDGVLDAACLSYKSDELTVGSSENSSHSSPDIKRRKPDNQS